The following coding sequences lie in one Niabella agricola genomic window:
- a CDS encoding anhydro-N-acetylmuramic acid kinase — translation MIYRAIGLMSGSSLDGLDIAFVEFHENGGKWQFEIQQADCLPYSPEWKSRLENAVSLNALEYQLLHADYGHYIGERVNEFIDRYDLHYKVAVIGSHGHTTFHMPERRMTGQIGDGAAIAAETGLTVVSDLRALDIALGGQGAPIVPAGEQLLLGQYRYLLNLGGIANLTIKGARYKAFDICAANRVLNLLAGELGKAYDENGALAASGLVDEALLLELNALNYYQLPAPKSLANDFGTDTVYPIIKRRGGRLKDQLRTYVEHIIQQVLQALETDADYGLEGAQLLVTGGGALNGFLISRLKAVLKIPVIVPDEKLVLYKEALIMALMAVLRWREEVNVLSSVTGASRDSAGGAMWLGAGA, via the coding sequence ATGATCTACAGGGCTATAGGATTGATGAGCGGCAGCTCGCTTGACGGACTGGATATTGCGTTTGTTGAGTTTCATGAAAATGGGGGGAAATGGCAGTTTGAGATTCAGCAAGCGGATTGTTTGCCCTATTCCCCGGAGTGGAAATCAAGACTGGAAAATGCGGTTTCATTGAATGCACTGGAATATCAGTTGCTGCATGCAGATTATGGTCATTATATCGGGGAACGGGTAAATGAATTTATCGACCGGTATGATTTGCACTATAAGGTAGCGGTAATCGGCTCCCACGGGCATACGACGTTTCATATGCCGGAGCGCAGAATGACCGGCCAGATCGGAGATGGGGCCGCCATTGCAGCGGAAACCGGGCTTACGGTTGTATCCGATCTCAGGGCCCTGGATATAGCTCTTGGAGGCCAGGGCGCGCCCATTGTGCCGGCAGGAGAGCAGCTGTTGCTGGGTCAATACCGCTACTTATTAAACCTTGGGGGGATTGCGAACCTGACGATAAAGGGAGCACGTTACAAAGCCTTCGATATTTGTGCGGCCAACCGGGTGCTGAACCTGCTGGCCGGTGAATTGGGGAAGGCCTATGATGAAAACGGCGCCCTGGCTGCAAGCGGTTTGGTAGATGAAGCGCTGCTCCTTGAGCTGAATGCTTTAAACTATTACCAGTTGCCGGCGCCCAAATCGCTGGCTAATGATTTTGGAACGGACACGGTTTACCCGATCATAAAACGCAGGGGAGGCCGGTTGAAGGATCAGTTGCGTACTTATGTGGAGCACATCATACAGCAGGTGTTGCAGGCGCTTGAAACCGATGCGGATTATGGGCTGGAAGGAGCGCAATTGCTGGTAACCGGAGGCGGGGCCTTGAATGGGTTTTTGATCAGCCGGTTAAAAGCGGTACTGAAAATACCGGTCATCGTTCCGGACGAAAAGCTGGTGTTATATAAGGAAGCCCTGATCATGGCGCTGATGGCCGTGCTGCGCTGGCGGGAAGAAGTCAATGTGCTTAGCTCGGTAACCGGAGCCAGTCGCGACAGTGCCGGCGGAGCCATGTGGCTGGGAGCGGGAGCTTGA